The genomic interval GCGGCTACTGCGCCGGGGTGGACCGCGCGGTGGAGACCGTGGAGCGCACGCTGGACAAGCACGGCGCCCCGGTCTACGTCCGCAAGGAGATCGTGCACAACCGGCACGTGGTGGAGACGCTGCGCGAGCGCGGCGTGATCTTCGTCGACGAGACCGACGAGGTGCCCGAGGGCGCCGTCGTGGTCTTCTCCGCGCACGGCGTGTCCCCGGCGGTGCATCAGGCCGCCGCCGAACGCGGCCTGCACACCATCGACGCCACCTGCCCGCTGGTCACCAAGGTGCACCAGGAGGCCAAGCGCTTCGCCCGCGACGATTTCGACATCCTGCTCATCGGCCACGAGGGTCACGAGGAGGTGGAGGGCACCGCCGGCGAGGCCCCCGACCACGTGCAACTGGTCGACGGCCCCGACGCCGTGGACACCGTCACCGTGCGCGACGAGAACAAGGTGATCTGGCTGTCACAGACCACTCTCTCGGTCGACGAGACCATGGAGACGGTACAGCGGCTGCGCGAACGCTTCCCCAAGCTGCAGGACCCGCCGTCCGACGACATCTGCTACGCCACGTCCAACCGCCAGACCGCGGTGAAGGCCATGGCGCCGGAATGCGATCTGGTCATCGTGGTCGGCTCTCGCAACTCCTCCAACTCCAAGCGCCTCGTCGAGGTCGCCCTGAACGCCGGCGCCCGCGCCTCCTACCTGGTCGACTTCGCCGCCGAGGTGGACCCGGCCTGGTTCGAGGGCGTCCGCACCGTCGGCGTCACCTCCGGCGCCTCGGTCCCGGAGATCCTCGTCCGCGGCGTCCTCGACCTGCTGGCCGAACACGGCTACGGCGAGGTCCAGCCCGTCACCACCGCCAACGAAACCCTCGTCTTCGCCCTCCCCCGCGAACTCCGCACCGCCCGCCGCTGAGTTTCCGCAGGCGTGTCGGCCTTGCCGCTCACGGCCGCCACTGACGTCTCGGCGTACGCGGCTGGGGATCGCTCCGGCTGTGACAGTTTGGTCGCTATCGTTCGGCGAGCGAACATGGCTGGGCGATACGTGGCTCGGGTGTGACACCAATCGGCTTGTTGGATAACAGCATTCGGTGTCGCCGCGATGCTCGTGGCGTGAGCGATGAGGTGTGCGCGGGGTGCCTGTGGTCAGCGTTCGATGCGGCCGGAATCGCGGTCGCGGTAGCGGACATTCGGGCGCGGGTGGGGTGGGACGTCGCCGTTGCGCTGTGATCGGGAGCGGCGTGCGGCGGGGTCGGGTGTGGCGCGGTCCGAATTGGCACGTGGATAGGCCGCTTTGGCGGGGGAGACGCGCGGCGGGCGTTCCGCGACGCGACCGGAGGCGCGGCGGCTCGTGCGTGGCGCAGGTTCCGGGTCGGCGTCGGCGGCCGACGCACGGGCACGGCGACGCAGGGTGTCCGACGAACTCGCAGCCCGGCTGCGGCGGGCCCGGTCGCCCGAGCGCGGACTCCGGCTCCGGGACGACGACTTGCGGGTGCGGTCGCCACCGGTACGCGCGGCCTCCTGCCGGTGCATCAGTACGCGGCCCCCGCCGATCAGCAGCACCAGCACGGTGGCCACCGCCATCGTCGGAAACCGGTTCACCAGCGGGATCGCCAGATTCAGCAGCACATCCTTCACCGACGTGGAACTGCGGCCGATCAGTTGCTGATAGGCCAGCGGAACCGACACGAACAGCAGCAGCGGCGGCGTCACCATGGTGGTGAACAGACCGCGATAACGCACGACCAGCGCGGCCAGCACGCAACCCACGACGTAGCAGATCGCGAAGGTACCGGTCAGCTCCTTGCCGCTGCTGCCTGCATCGATGAAGAACCCGATGAACGTACACGCCACCGCGATCAACACCGCCGCGCCGGCGGGAACGCCGGGCACCGATGGAATGATCGAGCGGTGCGATGCCGGTACCTCGGATCGCTCGCGTTGGGTAGCTGCCACGTAAAGCACACTATCTGCCCCGGCCGAGACGTGTCTCGAGGCCGGGCGGATGCGCAGGCTACTCGCTGGTGTCGACCAGTCCGACGGCCCGCGGCCAGGACTCCACCCGGGCGATTGCCGGGACCTCCCGGTCGCCGATGTCCAGCTCGTGCAGTCGGCGGGCGGTCACCATCACCCGCGACTCCACCGCCGCGACGGTGTGGTTGTAAGCGTCCACGGCCTTGCCCAGTTGAGCGCCGAGCCGGTCCAGGTGGCGACCGGTGGTGCCCAGCCGGGTATACAGCTCCCGTCCTAATTGCTGCACGGTTGCCATTTCTCGCGACAGGGCCTCCTGACGCCAACCGAAGGCGACCGTGCGCAGCAACGCGATCAGCGTCGTCGGCGTGGCGAGAATCACATTCCGGCCGAAGGCATATTCCAGCAGCCCGGAATCCGCGGTGAGGGCGGCGTCGAGGAACGGATCGCCCGGCACGAACAGCACCACGAATTCCGGCGACGGGTCGAATGCCGTCCAGTACGCCTTGTCGGCCAGTTGGTCGATGTGCGCGCGCAGGTGTTTGGCGTGCCGCGCGAGATGTTCGCCGCGCGATCGCGGGTCGGTTTCGGCGGTCGCGTCCAGGTAGGCGGTGAGCGGGACCTTGGCATCCACGACGATGTGGCGGCCACCGGCCATGCGCACCACGAGATCCGGGCGCACGACGCCGTCCGGTCCGGACGCGCTGACCTGGGTGTCGAAATCGCAGTGCCGCGACATCCCGGCCAGTTCCACCACCCGCTCCAACTGGATCTCGCCCCAGCGCCCGCGCACCTGCGGCGCCCGCAGCGCCGACACCAGTTGGCCGGTCTGCGTGGACAACTGATGCGATACCCGCTGTATCCCCGCCACCTGTTCCCGCAGGCCCGAATAGGCGTCGACGCGGCTGTGCTCGACCTGCCGGAGATGCTGGTTCAGCGCGCCCACCGCCTCCCGCAGCGGATCGACCAGCGTGCCCAGCGCCTGCGAATTGCGCCGCGCCGCATCCTCGTTCGCGGCGCTGAGCGACTGCCGCAGCAGCCTCTCGTTGTCGCGCAGCGCGGCCAGCTGGGCCTCGGCGGCCGCCGCCCGCCGGCCCGCCCGCGCGGCGTGCCCCAGCCACCCGAGTCCGGCTCCGGCGGCGAATACCAACAACAACGCGAACAGCATCGATGCGGTCATGGGTGCAGATAGTGCCCCATGCCACCGACAACTACGAGGATCCGGCAATCTCCCGGCGTCGCGCCCGGCGCACCCGATCACCACCGGAATCCATGACGGCGTGTTCGGGACACGCTCGGCCGGCCGGTTTCGGATCTGTCAGTGGGAGCGTCTACGGTTGCGCGGCATGCGGATGCTGCATACGTCGGACTGGCACATAGGGCGCACGTTCCACGGCGTGGATCTGCTTGCCGACCAGGCACGTTCGCTGCGATCGATCGCCGAGATCGTGGCCGCCGAGGGGATCGAGGTGGTGATCCTGCCCGGCGACGTGTACGACCGGCCGATACCCAGCGCCGACGCGATCGCGGTGTGTAATCGGGGATTCGAGGCGATCCGGGCGGCGGGGGCGGTGATCGTGGCGACGTCGGGCAACCACGATTCGCCCACCCGGCTGGGCGCGCTGGGCAGCTTCGCCGCCGCGGGCGGGCTGCATCTGCGCACCACCGTCGCCGATGTCGGGCGGCCGGTGCTGCTGTCCGACCGGTTCGGCGAGATCGCCTGCTACGGCATCCCGTATCTGGAGCCGGAGATCACCCGCGCCGAACTGGAGGTGCCGCAGGCGCGTTCGCACGCGGAGATCCTCGACGCGGCGATGGCCCGCATCCGCACCGATCTGGAGCAGCGCGGGCGCCCGCGGTCGGTGGTGCTGGCGCATGCCTTCGTCGTGGGTGGCGAGGCGACCGGTTCGGAGCGCACCATCTCGGTCGGCGGTGTCGAGACGGTGCCGCTGGGCGCCTTCGACGGCATCGACTACGTGGCGCTGGGGCATCTGCATTCGCCGCAGACGCTGTCGGATTCGGTGCGGTACTCCGGTTCGCCGCTGCCGTACTCGTTCGCCGAGCGCTCGCACCGTAAGGCGGTGTGGATAGCCGACCTGGACGCCGACGGGCTGAAGGACGTCGTGCGGCGCGATCTCCCGCAGGTACGTGGTCTCACCCAGCTCACCGGCCCCCTCGAGGAACTGCTCGACGACCCGGCGCACGCCGGGGCCGAGGACGACTACGTCTCGGCGACCTTGACCGACCACGCCCGCCCGGTCGACGCGCTGCGGCGGCTGCGCGGCCGATTCCGACACGCCGTCCACGTGGAATGGGTTCGCCCCGAAGGCAATCCGGAGTTGCGCTACCGTGAGCGGGTGCAGGGCCGAGGCGACACCGACGTAGCGCGCAGCTTCCTCGCCGACGTCCGCGGCGAGCCGTCGCCGGGCGAGATGCAGTGGATGGAGCGCGCGCTCGCCGCGGCCGTCGCCGAACGGGAGACCGAGGTCGTGGCAGCCGTCGCCGACGAGCTGACGGCATGAGGCTGCATCGGCTGGAGGTGACGGCCTTCGGGCCCTTCGCCGAGACGGCGACCGTCGACTTCGACGAACTCGGCGCCGACGGACTGTTCCTGCTGCACGGGCAGACCGGCGCCGGAAAGACCACGGTGCTCGACGCTATCGCGTTCGCGCTCTACGGCCGGGTGCCGGGCGCGCGGGGGGAGAGCAAGCGGCTGCACTCCGACCACGCCGATCCGCAGATTCCGCCGCGGGTGCTGTTGGAGGCCACGCTCGGCGGTCGGCGGCTGCGCCTGATCCGCTCCCCGGAATTCCAGCGTCCGAAGAAGCGCGGCACCGGCTGGGTGACCGAACAGGCCGCCGCGACATTGGAATGGCTGGACGGTCGCGGGCATGCCAACCTCTCCCGCATACCCGATATCGGTGACGAGATACTCCGCCTGCTCGGCATGAGCGCCGATCAGTTCTTCCAGGTGGTGCTGCTGCCGCAGGGCGATTTCGCCCGCTTCCTGCGCGCGGACAACGAGGACCGCGAGAAGCTGCTCGAAAAGCTATTCGACACCGAGCGTTTCGGCACCGCCGAACAGTGGCTCGCGCAGCGTCGGCGCGAGAGCGGCGCCGAGCTGGAGACGCAGCGCCAGAGCATCGACCGGCTGATCGCGCAGGTGGGCGGCGCTGCCGGGCTCGGCGTCACCGAAACCGTCGCCCCGTTGGAGTCTGTCGAGTGGTCGCAGCGGCTCCTGGCGACCGCGCGCACCGAGCTCACCACCGCGACCACGGAACTCGAACGCTGCCAGCAGGTTTCGGCCCGCGCCCAGACGGCGGCCGAGGAGCAGCGCCGCCTGCGCGACCTCCACCGCCGCCTGTCCGCCGCCCGCGCCCAACTCGACGAGTACGCCGCGACCGCCGGTCACCGCACCCGGCTGACGGCCGAACTGGACCGCGCCCGCCGCGCCGAACCGGTAGCCGCGGCCTTGTCCGACGCCCGCTCCGCGGCCGTGACGCTGCGCCGCCGCACCGACGAGGCCCGCGCCACCGCCGAACGCCTGGCCGTCCGCCTCCTCGACCCACCCAGTGCCGAACTACCCGGAACCGCCTGGGCCGCATCCGATCTCGCCACCGCCGAACTGGCAGGCACCGACCTGGCAGCCGACCTGTCCGAACTGATTCCCGCCCCGTCGGCGGCTGCCGAGACTCCGGATCCCGACCGCCAGGCACCGTCCACGTCGGCCGAGGAATCGTCCGGACCGGCTGGTCATGTGGCGCGTGCGGCCGAGTCCCGCGACCGCGTACTGCGCGCGGCGGCTCCCACGGCCCCCGATCGGATCCTGTCGCCCGCGGCCGAAACTGTCGACGTCGATGACCCTGTGCCGACGGTCGAATCGGCCGAGTCCGGCGCACCGGTGTCGGCTGCCGAGCCCGAGGAACTGGAGCTGTTCTCGATCGACAGCTTTCTCACCCCGAGCGCGAAGGCTCGAGAGAAGCTCGAGGCCGCTACGGGCGAACAGCCCACATCCGCTGAGCGGCCGCCCACGTCTGCCGCCGGCAAGCGGAAGCCGCCGGCCAGCGATCGTAGCGAGTCCACAGCTGGTGAACGGCCCGAAACCGCGGCGGCGGAGCCGTTCCCGGCCGATCCGCGATCCGCGTTCGGGGAGCGTGCCGAGGTGGCGGCTCGCGGGCAGGCCGAGAGCCTGTCGGCGGGCAGGGTGCCGGTCGAGCGATCGGGAGCTGCGGCCGAGGCCCGGTCCGCGACCCCGGCCGAGAGCGGGCTCGAGGCGGCTGTGCGGGGTTGGTCGGCGCAGATCGGAGCGTTGGACGAGGTTCGGGCGGATGCCGAGTCGGCCAAGTCGTTGGCGGCCGAATTGGCCAGGCTGCGTGAGGAATACGCGAATACGACCGCGCGGGCCGAGAAGCTGAGAGTGCGGCGGGCAGAGCTGCCCGAGTCGATCCGGACGGCCGAGGTGCGGTTGCGGGCGGCCGCCGATGCCATGGCCGGGCTGGCGGGGCTGGCCGCCGAGTGCGAGCGGTTGCGGGCTGCCGCGACCGCCGCGGTGGATCTGGTGCGGCGCCGTGCCGAGGCCGCGCGGGCCCGCGACGAGTACGAGACGGCCCGGACCGCGCACGCCGATGCCCGTGAGCACACGCTGGATGTGCGTGAGCGTCGGCTCGCGGGCATGGCCGCCGAATTGGCGGGCGAGTTGGCGGACGGCCGGCCGTGCGCGGTGTGCGGCGCCACCGAACATCCCGAACCGGCCCGCCCGGCCGCCGCGGCCGCCACCCGCAGCGACGAGGAACGGGCGGTCGCGGCCGAACGCGCAGCCGAAGCCGCCCGCGACCGCGCACTGGCCCGCACCACCGAACTGGAGCGCCGGATCGAGGTGCTGGTCGAACGCGGCGGTGACGGCGACAAGGCGGAGCTGGCCGCCGCCCTGACGGCCGCCACCGATGCCTACGAGGCGGCGGGCCGCGCGGCCGCCCAGCACGACGACCTCACCGTGGAATCGGCCCGCCTGCGCAGTGCCGAGACCCGCCTGCACGACGAACTGCGCGAACTCGAATCCCAGTGCAGCGCGGTGCAGGAACGCCTGCTGGCCGCCGATCGACGCCTGGCCGAACTCACCGAACGCCTGCGAGAGGCGGCGGGCGCGGACGGCACGGTGGACCGCCGCCGCGCCCGCCTCGAATCCCTCGTCCGCGATGCCGCCGAACTACGTGAGGCACGCGTCGAGGCCGCTGCCGCTCGCGACCGGGTGACCGCGCTCGCCGCCCGCGTCGAGCAACTGGCACGCGCCGCGGACCTGGTACCGCAGTCGGAAAAGGCTGCCGCCGAGGGAGTTTCGAGGTACGGGCGGTCCATTGCCGATACCCGGTCCGAACCAGAGCACGCCGAAGGCGTTTCGGACCCGGAGCGGTCCATCGCCGCTACCCGGCCCGAAACAATGCACGCCGAAGGCGGTTCGGACCTGGAGCGGCTCCACGCCGATACCCGTTCCGCGACAGGGAACCCCGACTTCGCCGTGCTGGCCTCTTACGCCGAGGTCGTGGACGCCGCCACCCGTACCGCCGCACAGCAGTCGGAGATGGAGGCCGTGCTGGTGGCGGCCGACCGCGCCCGCGCGCATGCGGAGGCCGTCCTGGCCGAGCCGGAGATCCGCGCGGCCGCCGACACCGAGCCCGCCGATCTCGCCGAGCTGGAAACCGCTGTCGCACAGGCACGTACCCGCTTGGACGCGGCGGTCGGCACACACGCCGAGGCCGCCCGCAGGGTGGCGCGGCTGGAGGAGCTCGGCGGGCAGTTGTGGGCGGCGGTGGATCGGATCGCCCCGATGCAGCAGGCCCACGACGAGCTGGCCGGGCTGGCCGAGGTGGTGGCCGGACGCGGCGAGAACAGCCGCCGGATGTCCTTGCGCTCCTACGTCCTGGCCGCGCGTCTGGAGGAGGTGGCGCTCGCGGGTTCCGTGCGGTTGCGCCGGATGTCCGGCGGCCGTTACGAATTCGTGCACACCGACGCGGCCGGTCCGCGCGGCCGCCGCGGCGGGCTGGGCCTCGATGTCCGCGACGACTACACCGGCGCCATCCGCCCCGCCAAGACCCTCTCCGGCGGCGAGACATTCATGGCCTCACTGGCCTTGGCGCTCGGCCTGGCCGACGTGGTCGCCGCGGAGGCCGGCGGCCTGGTGCTCGACACCC from Nocardia wallacei carries:
- a CDS encoding exonuclease SbcCD subunit D, encoding MRMLHTSDWHIGRTFHGVDLLADQARSLRSIAEIVAAEGIEVVILPGDVYDRPIPSADAIAVCNRGFEAIRAAGAVIVATSGNHDSPTRLGALGSFAAAGGLHLRTTVADVGRPVLLSDRFGEIACYGIPYLEPEITRAELEVPQARSHAEILDAAMARIRTDLEQRGRPRSVVLAHAFVVGGEATGSERTISVGGVETVPLGAFDGIDYVALGHLHSPQTLSDSVRYSGSPLPYSFAERSHRKAVWIADLDADGLKDVVRRDLPQVRGLTQLTGPLEELLDDPAHAGAEDDYVSATLTDHARPVDALRRLRGRFRHAVHVEWVRPEGNPELRYRERVQGRGDTDVARSFLADVRGEPSPGEMQWMERALAAAVAERETEVVAAVADELTA
- a CDS encoding 4-hydroxy-3-methylbut-2-enyl diphosphate reductase — its product is MSSAIPLNVGIARSAGSGASGAAKRVLLAEPRGYCAGVDRAVETVERTLDKHGAPVYVRKEIVHNRHVVETLRERGVIFVDETDEVPEGAVVVFSAHGVSPAVHQAAAERGLHTIDATCPLVTKVHQEAKRFARDDFDILLIGHEGHEEVEGTAGEAPDHVQLVDGPDAVDTVTVRDENKVIWLSQTTLSVDETMETVQRLRERFPKLQDPPSDDICYATSNRQTAVKAMAPECDLVIVVGSRNSSNSKRLVEVALNAGARASYLVDFAAEVDPAWFEGVRTVGVTSGASVPEILVRGVLDLLAEHGYGEVQPVTTANETLVFALPRELRTARR
- a CDS encoding AAA family ATPase → MRLHRLEVTAFGPFAETATVDFDELGADGLFLLHGQTGAGKTTVLDAIAFALYGRVPGARGESKRLHSDHADPQIPPRVLLEATLGGRRLRLIRSPEFQRPKKRGTGWVTEQAAATLEWLDGRGHANLSRIPDIGDEILRLLGMSADQFFQVVLLPQGDFARFLRADNEDREKLLEKLFDTERFGTAEQWLAQRRRESGAELETQRQSIDRLIAQVGGAAGLGVTETVAPLESVEWSQRLLATARTELTTATTELERCQQVSARAQTAAEEQRRLRDLHRRLSAARAQLDEYAATAGHRTRLTAELDRARRAEPVAAALSDARSAAVTLRRRTDEARATAERLAVRLLDPPSAELPGTAWAASDLATAELAGTDLAADLSELIPAPSAAAETPDPDRQAPSTSAEESSGPAGHVARAAESRDRVLRAAAPTAPDRILSPAAETVDVDDPVPTVESAESGAPVSAAEPEELELFSIDSFLTPSAKAREKLEAATGEQPTSAERPPTSAAGKRKPPASDRSESTAGERPETAAAEPFPADPRSAFGERAEVAARGQAESLSAGRVPVERSGAAAEARSATPAESGLEAAVRGWSAQIGALDEVRADAESAKSLAAELARLREEYANTTARAEKLRVRRAELPESIRTAEVRLRAAADAMAGLAGLAAECERLRAAATAAVDLVRRRAEAARARDEYETARTAHADAREHTLDVRERRLAGMAAELAGELADGRPCAVCGATEHPEPARPAAAAATRSDEERAVAAERAAEAARDRALARTTELERRIEVLVERGGDGDKAELAAALTAATDAYEAAGRAAAQHDDLTVESARLRSAETRLHDELRELESQCSAVQERLLAADRRLAELTERLREAAGADGTVDRRRARLESLVRDAAELREARVEAAAARDRVTALAARVEQLARAADLVPQSEKAAAEGVSRYGRSIADTRSEPEHAEGVSDPERSIAATRPETMHAEGGSDLERLHADTRSATGNPDFAVLASYAEVVDAATRTAAQQSEMEAVLVAADRARAHAEAVLAEPEIRAAADTEPADLAELETAVAQARTRLDAAVGTHAEAARRVARLEELGGQLWAAVDRIAPMQQAHDELAGLAEVVAGRGENSRRMSLRSYVLAARLEEVALAGSVRLRRMSGGRYEFVHTDAAGPRGRRGGLGLDVRDDYTGAIRPAKTLSGGETFMASLALALGLADVVAAEAGGLVLDTLFIDEGFGSLDADTLDSVMGVLDELRSGGRVVGVVSHVDEMRQRIPSRLHVIREPTGSRLRTTVA
- a CDS encoding DUF6542 domain-containing protein, with amino-acid sequence MPGVPAGAAVLIAVACTFIGFFIDAGSSGKELTGTFAICYVVGCVLAALVVRYRGLFTTMVTPPLLLFVSVPLAYQQLIGRSSTSVKDVLLNLAIPLVNRFPTMAVATVLVLLIGGGRVLMHRQEAARTGGDRTRKSSSRSRSPRSGDRARRSRAASSSDTLRRRARASAADADPEPAPRTSRRASGRVAERPPRVSPAKAAYPRANSDRATPDPAARRSRSQRNGDVPPHPRPNVRYRDRDSGRIER
- a CDS encoding DNA recombination protein RmuC, producing MTASMLFALLLVFAAGAGLGWLGHAARAGRRAAAAEAQLAALRDNERLLRQSLSAANEDAARRNSQALGTLVDPLREAVGALNQHLRQVEHSRVDAYSGLREQVAGIQRVSHQLSTQTGQLVSALRAPQVRGRWGEIQLERVVELAGMSRHCDFDTQVSASGPDGVVRPDLVVRMAGGRHIVVDAKVPLTAYLDATAETDPRSRGEHLARHAKHLRAHIDQLADKAYWTAFDPSPEFVVLFVPGDPFLDAALTADSGLLEYAFGRNVILATPTTLIALLRTVAFGWRQEALSREMATVQQLGRELYTRLGTTGRHLDRLGAQLGKAVDAYNHTVAAVESRVMVTARRLHELDIGDREVPAIARVESWPRAVGLVDTSE